Proteins co-encoded in one Jeotgalibacillus malaysiensis genomic window:
- a CDS encoding NAD dependent epimerase/dehydratase: MHVLVIGANGTTGKMAVKKLAESEQHLVKAMIRKSEQSKEMEDLGARPIIADLEQAFKYAFEDINAVIFAAGSGPDTGMDKTTAVDRDGAIKAIDFAKEKGIERFIMLSSMGADDPSIAGDSETFRHYLQAKHDADVHLKQSGLNYTIVRPGALTDDEATGKIDVSEEMKHREGEITREDVATILVESILFTNLHHKTIEMVNGDEPIKDALKRI, encoded by the coding sequence ATGCATGTACTCGTAATTGGCGCAAATGGAACGACTGGAAAAATGGCCGTTAAAAAGCTTGCTGAAAGTGAACAGCATCTTGTCAAAGCAATGATCCGGAAATCCGAGCAGTCCAAAGAGATGGAGGATCTCGGAGCAAGACCGATTATTGCTGACCTTGAACAAGCATTCAAATATGCCTTTGAGGATATTAATGCTGTCATTTTTGCTGCAGGCTCAGGCCCTGATACAGGAATGGATAAGACAACAGCTGTTGACCGTGACGGTGCGATTAAAGCAATTGATTTTGCAAAAGAAAAAGGCATTGAGCGGTTCATTATGCTGAGCTCGATGGGTGCAGATGATCCGTCGATTGCAGGAGACAGTGAAACATTCCGTCACTACCTGCAGGCGAAGCATGATGCAGATGTTCACCTTAAACAAAGCGGACTCAATTATACGATTGTGCGCCCTGGCGCGTTAACAGACGACGAAGCCACAGGTAAGATTGATGTTTCTGAGGAAATGAAGCATCGCGAGGGTGAAATCACCCGTGAGGATGTTGCAACAATTCTTGTTGAATCAATTCTTTTTACAAACCTTCATCATAAAACGATTGAAATGGTGAATGGAGATGAACCAATTAAAGACGCGTTAAAACGCATATAA
- a CDS encoding ferredoxin--NADP reductase, whose amino-acid sequence MKEDTSIYDITVIGGGPVGLFTAFYGGMRQASVKLIESLPHLGGQLTALYPDKYIYDVAGFPKVKAQELVDNLTAQMSRFDTEIRLGQEVTHVEKREDGVFVLTTPEEVHYTRTIIITAGNGAFQPRKLNLDGLNDFEEKNLHYFIEDLSNFKDQDVVLLGGGDSAVDWALMLEPVAKSVTLVHRRDTFRAHEASVEQLKQSSVNVMTPYVPVAYQTMNDIIQSLTLQKAKSEETTVLNFDHLIVNYGFVSSLGPIKEWTLNIEKNSIVVNSRMETNIPGIYAAGDVCTYDGKVKLIASGFGEAPTAVNNAKASIDPKARVQPMHSTSMFS is encoded by the coding sequence ATGAAAGAGGATACTTCGATTTATGATATTACAGTGATAGGCGGCGGTCCGGTCGGGCTGTTCACAGCTTTTTACGGCGGTATGCGCCAGGCAAGTGTAAAGCTGATTGAAAGTCTTCCGCACCTTGGCGGACAGCTGACTGCTTTATATCCTGACAAATATATATACGATGTAGCAGGTTTTCCAAAAGTAAAGGCGCAGGAGCTGGTTGATAACTTAACCGCTCAAATGTCACGCTTTGATACAGAAATCCGTCTTGGTCAGGAAGTCACACACGTTGAAAAGCGTGAGGATGGCGTATTCGTTCTGACTACACCGGAGGAAGTTCATTATACACGAACAATTATTATTACTGCAGGAAACGGTGCATTCCAGCCAAGAAAGTTAAATCTTGATGGACTGAACGACTTTGAAGAGAAAAATCTTCATTACTTTATAGAAGATCTTTCAAACTTCAAGGATCAGGATGTCGTACTTTTAGGCGGCGGTGATTCAGCGGTTGACTGGGCACTGATGCTTGAGCCTGTTGCCAAATCAGTAACACTCGTGCACAGACGTGATACATTCCGTGCACACGAAGCAAGTGTAGAACAGCTGAAGCAGTCATCGGTTAATGTGATGACGCCTTATGTTCCGGTTGCCTACCAGACAATGAACGACATTATTCAATCCCTGACGCTGCAAAAGGCAAAGTCAGAGGAAACAACTGTATTGAATTTTGATCATTTAATTGTCAATTACGGATTTGTCTCATCTCTAGGTCCGATCAAAGAATGGACGCTAAATATTGAAAAGAATTCGATTGTCGTTAATTCCAGAATGGAAACAAATATCCCTGGCATTTATGCAGCAGGCGATGTGTGTACCTACGATGGAAAAGTAAAGCTGATCGCATCAGGATTTGGTGAAGCACCGACTGCTGTGAATAATGCGAAAGCTTCTATTGATCCAAAAGCACGTGTGCAGCCAATGCACAGCACATCTATGTTCAGCTGA